In Colletotrichum higginsianum IMI 349063 chromosome 1, whole genome shotgun sequence, one genomic interval encodes:
- a CDS encoding FAD binding domain-containing protein, translating into MSTKPVIFFAGGAWHSPEHFRDIRDELHRRGYETDAMAYPSVGAEPPTKGMHDDAAAVRTVLEELAGRGRRIVLVAHSYGGFVGAEAARGLGFEQRAHEGKAGGIVVFAYLAAFVGQKGQSMLGLTGDVYPPWTKVEDGRIHVVAPTEAFYGDVAPEARERAIGLLRHQTIVSFEQALTYEPWRDMPCMYVGCEDDGAVPFFMQEQMQQLLGPTAVKLRMKASHSPFLSRIAETADWIETAAGTGQEAVGA; encoded by the exons ATGTCGACAAAGCCCGTTatcttcttcgccggcgGGGCCTGGCACTCGCCGGAGCACTTCCGGGACATTCGCGACGAGCTGCACCGGAGGGGCTACGAGACGGACGCCATGGCGTACCCGTCCGTCGGCGCGGAGCCCCCAACTAAGGGCATgcacgacgacgcggcggccgtgCGGACCGTGCTGGAGGAGCTCGCGGGCCGCGGCAGGCGCATCGTGCTCGTCGCGCACTCCTATGGTggcttcgtcggcgcggAGGCGGCCAGAGGCTTGGGGTTCGAGCAGCGAGCCCATGAGGGCAAGGCCGGCGGGATTGTAGTGTTTGCGTACCTGGCCGCCTTCGTCGGGCAGAAGGGGCAGTCCATGCTAGGCTTGACGGGCGATGTATACCCCCCGTGGACGAAAGTAGAG GACGGCCGCATCCACGTGGTGGCGCCCACGGAAGCCTTCTACGGAGACGTGGCCCCCGaagcgagggagagggcgaTCGGGCTCCTGCGGCACCAGACGATCGTGTCGTTTGAGCAGGCGCTGACGTACGAGCCGTGGCGCGACATGCCGTGTATGTATGTCGGctgcgaggacgacggggcggTGCCGTTCTTCATGCAGGAGcagatgcagcagctgctgggGCCCACGGCGGTCAAGCTGCGGATGAAAGCCTCGCACTCGCCGTTCCTTTCGCGAatcgccgagacggcggattggatcgagac
- a CDS encoding WSC domain-containing protein encodes MRSTQLSFVFVSTLSLANAAAYPPSVYKRAPPPANLAHGYAYKGCYIDVGRTINEAATGNAQMTNEACTEYCFNKGFAYAGTEWYNECYCGNTLAKGGILANEADCTTPCSGNAAQPCGGPNRLSLYQTSLVVGPSVNPGVGDWSSIGCYSEGTTGRALTYGVGGIPGNQMTVAKCTAACANANFILAGVEYSGECYCGNSFANGGAPAVDGCNMLCNGNASEYCGGPNRLNVYDFKHQYLPLTTSASTPAATGSSAPNAAESSSTVVSSASSAASTPSVLSQPATVGTWKWYGCQTEATGTRALNAKTFASDDMTLEKCATFCTGNTFFGVEYSRECWCGNSFAAGSVPVPGTQCSMKCMGNPFQYCGEGNRLSVYTIGDATQPSSAAPTGAATPTAAVPVASNLPTGWQDQGCWVDNLNGRILPNQLQDDPAMTLASCAQACASAGYTVAGAEYHTQCFCGNAIYYGGAPASDPTTCNTGCGGKPSEMCGGPNRMTIMSLGTPQTFQPPVPQKSGFNGSWTYQGCLSYENAQRPFKWQVLFPGINNAGLCLDRCAAFGYPAAGLEYGEECYCGDPANIAAAPQKVSFVDESQCNIVCPGNHSSICGGGARLSTYFWTGTKPLYSWTFGTDALTAGSYELLIGSLSIPLMTMETITGKVTFLEKFGTGPPNSTGAYELDLSLVPDISKAWREMHVKTDIFCSAGITLPDKAGRQLTLGGWSGDSTYGVRLYWPDGKPGTPGTNDWHEDVQNLRMQDGRWYPSSMIMANGSIFIIGGEEGANGRAVPTIEVMPFTGSKPLTMDWLARTDPNNLYPFVAVLPSEDIFVAYWNEARILDKVTFDTKAVLPNIPGSVNNPLAGRTYPLEGTGVLLPQHAPYTDPLGVLICGGSTEGPGFALDNCVSIEPEGANPKWVLERMPSARVISCMAPLPDGTYLINNGAQQGVAGFGLATNPNKNALLYDPAKPIGERITVMANTTIARMYHSESITLLDGRVLVTGSDPEDGVNPQEYRVEVFNPPYLTSKKERPTFTLANTDWAHGGTYTFSLGHAPKNGKIQVSLLGAVTSTHGNSLGARTIFPAVSCGPTECTVTAPPSPGVAPPGWYQFFVLDGGIPAVGVYIRIGGDPAKLGEWPKVAGFDTPGI; translated from the exons ATGAGGTCCACACAGTTGTCTTTCGTTTTTGTTTCCACCTTGTCGCTTGCCAACGCTGCGGCTTACCCCCCTAGCGTCTATAAACgcgcgccgcctcccgcgAACCTCGCCCACGGATATGCTTACAAGGGCTGTTACAT CGATGTCGGCCGCACAATCAACGAAGCCGCCACAGGCAATGCTCAGATGACCAATGAGGCCTGCACCGAGTACTGCTTCAACAAAGGGTTTGCCTACGCCGGTACTGAATGGTACAATGAATGCTACTGCGGCAACACCCTGGCCAAGGGGGGTatcctcgccaacgaggccGACTGCACCACTCCATGCAGCGGAAACGCCGCTCAGCCCTGCGGTGGTCCCAATCGCTTGTCCTTGTACCAGACGTCCCTGGTCGTCGGCCCCTCAGTCAACCCGGGTGTTGGTGACTGGAGCTCTATTGGATGCTACTC CGAAGGAACAACCGGCCGCGCCCTGACCTACGGTGTCGGCGGCATCCCTGGCAACCAGATGACTGTCGCCAAGTGTACCGCTGCCTGCGCCAACGCCAACTTCATCCTGGCTGGTGTAGAATACTCTGGAGAATGCT ACTGCGGTAACAGCTTCGCCAACGGTGGTGCCCCTGCCGTTGATGGCTGCAACATGCTTTGCAACGGCAACGCATCCGAGTACTGTGGCGGTCCCAACCGCTTGAACGTCTACGATTTCAAACACCAGTACCTGCCTCTGACGACCTCTGCTTCTACTCCGGCAGCCACGGGCTCGTCGGCccccaacgccgccgagtcTTCCAGCACTGTCGTAAGCTCCGCATCGTCCGCAGCCTCCACTCCTTCCGTCCTGAGCCAGCCAGCGACCGTCGGCACATGGAAGTGGTATGGATGCCAGACCGAGGCCACCGGCACCCGCGCGCTCAACGCGAAGACCTTTGCGTCGGATGACATGACTTTGGAGAAGTGTGCCACTTTCTGCACTGGAAACAccttcttcggcgtcgagtACTCGCGCGAGTGCTGGTGTGGCAACAGtttcgccgccggctccgtCCCTGTCCCTGGTACCCAGTGCTCTATGAAGTGCATGGGAAACCCATTCCAATACTGCGGAGAAGGCAACCGCCTGTCTGTCTACACCATCGGCGACGCCACCCAGCCCTCGTCTGCCGCTCCCACCGGTGCCGCCACGCCCACAGCTGCGGTTCCCGTTGCCTCCAACCTGCCCACTGGCTGGCAGGATCAGGGCTGCTGGGTTGACAACTTGAACGGCCGCATTCTCCCCAACCAGCTTCAGGACGATCCCGCCATGACCCTCGCCTCCTGCGCCCAGGCCTGCGCTTCAGCGGGTTACACGGTTGCCGGTGCCGAGTATCACACACAGTGCTTCTGTGGCAACGCCATTTACTATGGCGGCGCTCCTGCTTCAGATCCGACAACCTGCAACACTGGGTGTGGGGGCAAGCCTTCCGAGATGTGTGGTGGCCCCAACCGCATGACCATCATGTCCCTGGGCACCCCCCAGACCTTCCAGCCTCCCGTGCCCCAAAAGAGTGGTTTCAACGGCAGCTGGACCTACCAAGGCTGCCTCTCGTACGAGAACGCACAGCGGCCTTTCAAGTGGCAGGTTCTCTTCCCTGGCATCAACAACGCTGGTCTGTGCCTTGACAGGTGCGCCGCATTTGGCTACCCTGCGGCTGGTCTCGAGTACGGCGAGGAGTGCTACTGTGGTGACCCAGCCAACATCGCCGCGGCCCCCCAAAAGGTGAGCTTCGTCGATGAATCCCAGTGCAACATCGTCTGCCCTGGCAACCACAGTTCCATCTGCGGTGGCGGTGCTCGACTCTCCACGTACTTCTGGACTGGCACTAAGCCTCTGTATTCGTGGACATTCGGCACGGATGCGCTCACGGCGGGTTCCTACGAGCTTCTCATCGGCAGTCTTTCGATTCCCCTGATGACCATGGAGACTATCACTGGCAAGGTGACCTTCCTCGAGAAGTTTGGTACTGGCCCGCCCAACTCCACTGGCGCCTACGAACTTGATCTGTCCCTCGTCCCGGACATCAGCAAGGCCTGGAGGGAGATGCACGTCAAGACCGACATCTTCTGCTCCGCCGGCATCACGCTTCCTGACAAGGCGGGCCGCCAACTCACTCTCGGCGGTTGGTCCGGCGATTCTACCTACGGCGTCCGTCTGTACTGGCCTGATGGCAAGCCCGGCACTCCCGGCACAAACGATTGGCACGAGGATGTCCAGAACCTTCGCATGCAGGATGGCCGCTGGTACCCCTCGTCCATGATCATGGCCAACGGttccatcttcatcatcggaGGTGAAGAGGGTGCCAACGGTCGTGCCGTTCCTACCATCGAGGTCATGCCCTTCACCGGCTCCAAGCCCCTGACCATGGACTGGCTCGCACGCACAGACCCCAACAATCTGTACCCTTTCGTTGCCGTACTCCCCAGCGAGGATATCTTCGTCGCTTACTGGAACGAGGCCAGAATCTTGGACAAGGTCACGTTCGACACAAAAGCGGTCCTGCCCAATATCCCTGGTTCCGTAAACAACCCCTTGGCAGGCCGTACTTACCCGCTCGAGGGCACTGGCGTTCTGCTGCCCCAGCATGCCCCTTACACTGACCCCCTTGGTGTTCTCATCTGTGGTGGTTCGACCGAGGGCCCCGGGTTCGCCTTGGATAACTGCGTCTCCATTGAACCCGAGGGTGCCAACCCCAAGTGGGTGCTCGAGCGTATGCCTTCGGCCCGCGTCATCTCTTGCATGGCACCTCTCCCCGACGGCACATACCTGATCAACAACGGTGCTCAGCAAGGTGTCGCCGGCTTCGGTCTCGCGACGAACCCCAATAAGAACGCCCTGTTGTATGATCCTGCCAAGCCGATCGGCGAGCGCATCACCGTCATGGCCAACACCACGATCGCTCGTATGTACCACTCCGAGTCCATCACCCTACTCGACGGCCGTGTTCTCGTCACCGGATCCGACCCCGAAGATGGTGTCAACCCTCAAGAGTACCGCGTCGAGGTCTTCAACCCTCCCTACCTGACTAGCAAGAAGGAGCGTCCTACCTTCACTCTCGCCAACACTGACTGGGCGCATGGCGGGACGTACACCTTCAGCCTCGGTCATGCTCCCAAGAACGGCAAGATCCAGGTCTCCCTTCTCGGTGCTGTGACCTCGACGCACGGCAACTCGCTGGGCGCCCGAACCATCTTCCCCGCCGTGAGCTGCGGCCCGACGGAGTGCACAGTCACCGCGCCGCCCAGCCCCGGTGTCGCCCCTCCGGGTTGGTATCAgttcttcgtcctcgacggcggcatccccgccgtcggcgtctaCATCCGCATCGGTGGTGACCCCGCCAAGCTGGGCGAATGGCCCAAGGTCGCAGGCTTCGATACACCTGGTATCTAG
- a CDS encoding NF-X1 type zinc finger, translating to MSEGGMAQTHTQTQPSLSSRGGSQSGRRGRPGRGRGEGGNGRGGRRGGGRNAAPQPQNQDQSASAPEVVPVNASEPSSTGSGRRGRGRGGGGGGGGGGGGSGRGGRRGGAVRGGAVSGTQRTFGGSLTTNANVDESEGLGLSADAPDFIPGQPLVQRGKQASKHKKPQYPLAPKSTAADLPTRLHEDISNGQYECVICSSEVLRQSRVWSCGLCWTVLHLTCVKKWFTSQLKKDDDTRSWRCPGCNSSLTEEPSSYHCWCGKDISPRNVPGLPPHSCGQTCSKPRATCPHPCSLECHAGPCPPCTLMGPTQSCFCGKHEVTKRCSETDYGDGWSCKEICGDLLPCGEHFCSTPCHPGLCGSCEIPVQARCYCGKEHKEIPCDRRGDLQMSFNHGQVSSSDSEDISDDSWFDGSFECGATCGRKYDCGLHECEKTCHPQDEISAHCPSSPDVVLDCPCGKTPLDELLDQPRQSCRDKIPHCKKTCDKVLSCGHRCLDTCHTGPCNPCFQKADISCRCGRTTSSSMCHQGDIAKPMCMRVCQAQLNCGRHKCGEHCCPGEKKAMERQAAKRKHRQQQAPDEVEAEHICLRVCGRTLKCGTHQCSQICHAGPCPSCLEAVFEEISCACGRTVLQPPQPCGTRPPECRFDCRRAPPCGHPTVKHNCHPDDVACPKCPFLVEKDCICGKQRMKNRPCWLEEARCGLPCGKKLKCGTHTCRKECHRPGECEDAEIPGSHCAQSCGKTRKSCEHSCQDACHAPYPCKEDRPCQSKTFITCDCQHRKKEVKCLATKTNPTPERDTLKCDDECLRLQRNQRLAAALNVAPDHTDDHIPYSETTLKLFRELSSTWAQNQEREFRVFASEPSEKRLRFKPMPSFQRAFLHALAEDFGFDSESQDPEPHRHVSIFKTPRFVSAPKKTLAQCAKIRSDAAKSAASAAAAASSSAATASAPEPFNALLLTAPRFGLTIDEIESAFADHLKAHNHLSFTTSFLPSEEILIRAVPVTSWGTTPSAVESTLASLKPVVARTVTKEGIAAAAIMVHADASLNVLRREGAPSADGSSGGWNAVVGRAAAQRRTVAPKSAADARPASGFVSFSKLARKKVVEDTVADDWEAAADSDE from the exons ATGTCTGAAGGCGGAATGGCGCAGACTCACACGCAGACTCAGCCGAGTTTGTCGAGCAGAGGAGGTTCTCAATCTGGTCGGAGAGGCAGaccaggacgaggaagaggtgAGGGGGGCAACGGCCGTGGTGGTCGACGGGGTGGCGGCAGGAATGCTGCCCCCCAGCCCCAAAACCAAGACCAGTCAGCTTCGGCTCCCGAAGTTGTACCGGTCAACGCATCAgagccgtcgtcgaccggctcggggaggaggggcagaggccgtggtggtggtggtggtggcggcggcggcggcggcggtagcggAAGAGGTGGCCGGCGGGGTGGTGCCGTGCGTGGTGGTGCCGTCTCCGGAACCCAGCGGACATTCGGCGGCAGTTTGACAACCAATGCCAATGTGGATGAATCAGAGGGGCTCGGTCTGAGTGCAGATGCTCCCGATTTCATTCCCGGACAGCCACTGGTCCAAAGAGG CAAGCAAGCTTCGAAGCACAAGAAGCCCCAATATCCGTTGGCACCAAAGTCTACGGCCGCAGACTTGCCTACACGGCTTCACGAGGACATCAGCAACGGACAGTATGAGTGCGTTATTTGCTCGAGTGAGGTGCTGCGACAGTCTCGCGTATGGTCTTGCGGCCTCTGCTGGACGGTGTTGCATTTGACGTGCGTCAAGAAGTGGTTTACGAGCCAGCTGAAAAAGGACGACGACACGCGATCTTGGCGCTGCCCAGGTTGCAATTCCAGTTTGACCGAGGAGCCTTCTTCTTACCACTGCTGGTGCGGCAAAGATATTAGTCCCCGAAACGTTCCTGGGCTACCTCCTCACTCTTGCGGACAAACCTGTTCGAAACCTAGAGCAACTTGCCCGCACCCTTGCTCTCTCGAATGCCATGCCGGCCCGTGTCCGCCTTGTACCTTGATGGGGCCAACACAGTCCTGCTTCTGCGGCAAACATGAAGTTACGAAGCGATGCAGCGAGACTGATTatggggatggatggagcTGCAAGGAAATCTGCGGAGACTTGTTACCATGCGGCGAACATTTCTGCTCTACTCCATGCCATCCCGGTCTATGCGGCAGTTGCGAAATCCCCGTGCAGGCGAGATGCTATTGCGGCAAAGAGCACAAGGAGATCCCATGCGACCGGCGAGGCGACCTTCAGATGTCATTCAACCATGGTCAAGTATCCAGCTCCGACTCCGAAGACATCTCCGATGACAGCTGGTTTGACGGATCTTTCGAATGCGGCGCGACCTGTGGAAGGAAGTACGACTGCGGCCTCCATGAGTGCGAGAAGACTTGCCACCCTCAGGACGAGATATCGGCGCACTGTCCGTCGTCTCCCGACGTCGTTCTGGACTGCCCTTGCGGCAAGACGCCTCTTGACGAGCTTCTTGACCAGCCAAGACAATCTTGCCGAGATAAGATCCCCCACTGCAAGAAGACCTGCGATAAGGTCCTGTCTTGCGGCCACCGATGCCTCGATACATGCCACACCGGCCCGTGCAACCCTTGCTTCCAGAAGGCGGACATCTCTTGCCGATGTGGCCGAACCACGAGCTCTTCCATGTGTCACCAGGGCGACATCGCCAAGCCCATGTGCATGAGGGTTTGTCAGGCCCAGCTCAACTGCGGCCGCCACAAGTGCGGCGAGCACTGCTGCCCcggagagaagaaggccatggaAAGACAGGCCGCGAAGAGAAAGCACAGACAGCAGCAAGCCCCCGATGAAGTGGAAGCGGAACACATCTGCCTTCGCGTCTGCGGAAGGACCTTGAAGTGCGGCACTCACCAGTGTTCCCAGATCTGTCACGCTGGACCATGCCCAAGCTGCCTTGAAGCCGTCTTCGAGGAGATCAGCTGCGCATGTGGCAGGACCGTTCTTCAACCCCCCCAGCCATGCGGAACTCGACCCCCTGAGTGCCGCTTCGACTGCAGGAGAGCACCGCCTTGTGGCCACCCCACGGTCAAGCACAATTGTCATCCTGATGACGTCGCTTGTCCCAAGTGCCCGTTTCTCGTGGAGAAGGACTGTATCTGCGGCAAGCAGAGGATGAAGAACAGGCCGTGCTGGCTGGAGGAGGCTCGTTGTGGTCTCCCCTGcggcaagaagctcaagtGCGG CACCCACACCTGCAGAAAGGAGTGCCATCGTCCAGGCGAATGCGAGGACGCTGAAATCCCCGGCTCTCACTGTGCCCAGTCCTGCGGCAAGACTCGCAAGTCCTGCGAGCACTCATGCCAGGACGCCTGCCATGCGCCCTATCCATGCAAGGAAGACCGCCCGTGCCAAAGCAAGACGTTCATTACCTGCGACTGCCAACACCGCAAGAAGGAGGTTAAGTGCCTCGCCACCAAGACAAACCCGACGCCGGAGCGCGACACGCTCAAGTGCGACGACGAGTGCCTCCGCCTGCAGCGCAATCAGCGCCTCGCCGCTGCCCTCAATGTCGCCCCGGACCACACGGACGACCATATCCCTTACTCGGAGACTACCCTCAAACTCTTCCGCGAACTCTCCTCCACCTGGGCCCAGAACCAGGAACGCGAGTTCCGCGTCTTTGCCTCGGAGCCCTCGGAGAAGCGCCTCCGTTTCAAGCCCATGCCCTCCTTCCAGCGTGCCTTCCTCCACGCTCTCGCCGAGGACTTCGGCTTCGACTCGGAGAGCCAGGACCCGGAGCCGCACCGCCACGTCTCCATCTTCAAGACGCCACGCTTCGTGTCGGCGCCCAAGAAGACGCTGGCGCAGTGCGCCAAGATCCGCAGTGACGCCGCAAAGtcagccgcctcggccgccgccgccgcgtcttCGTCAGCGgccaccgcctcggcgccggaaCCCTTCAACGCCCTCCTTCTCACGGCACCGCGCTTCGGTCTGACCATCGACGAGATCGAATCTGCCTTCGCCGATCACCTCAAGGCCCACAACCACCTCTCCTTCACGACCTCGTTCCTCCCCTCGGAAGAGATCCTCATCCGCGCCGTCCCCGTCACGTCGTGGGGCACCACCCCCTCGGCCGTCGAGTCCACCCTCGCGTCCCTgaagcccgtcgtcgcccgaaCCGTGACGAAGGagggcatcgccgccgccgccatcatggtTCACGCCGACGCGAGCCTCAATGTTCTCCGCCGTGAGggggcgccctcggccgacggcagcagcggcgggtGGAACGCTGTCGTGGGCCGCGCCGCGGCGCAGCGCAGGACTGTCGCGCCCAAGTCTGCAGCGGACGCGCGGCCTGCCAGTGGCTTCGTCAGCTTCTCGAAGCTGGCGCGGAagaaggtcgtcgaggacacGGTTGCGGACGACTGggaggctgccgccgacagCGACGAGTGA